The following are encoded in a window of Dehalococcoidia bacterium genomic DNA:
- a CDS encoding NAD(P)/FAD-dependent oxidoreductase, with translation MADYDAIVVGAGHNGLAAATILAKAGLKVLDVEKNGYVGGMAATREVIKGFRHNVGAWAFMVFSPQLMEVFELEKYGLEVFEPTTSFCNFGVPDENPFVLYNDPGKLIEHLQRDHGEGALEGMMGVLEFCRPFAEAWNAARFDPPPSIGSIIEAAPSPKVKDALRKCFYASTMDIVDEFFPDPQKHKLIKSMFAGMSTDAISLGPYEPGTAFSLAYHLVPAGIGQFYKLAKGGMGMVSEALKRSFEEKGGEVRLNARVRRILAENGKATGVELSNGERITSRVVLSNLDAYASFIGLVGEDNLPSDFVRMVKRIKYGTPFIQVHCTLKELPEFTGDLAFVNEDNTRWFMSYTRGPEHYQHCTDAIKWGKIPEDPMFAYYIPSIWDDSMAPAGYHTITFFSFYFPILPPGDEHDRMKEEVTNKLIDKMNEYAPNLKDAIVDRVAFTSMHFEKMCGITRGDYAHGLLLPGQMFDFRPVVGWSGYKTPVENLYLCGSACHPGPGVTAVPGYNSAREVLKNWK, from the coding sequence ATGGCTGACTACGATGCGATCGTTGTAGGAGCGGGCCACAATGGCCTTGCCGCTGCCACCATTCTGGCGAAAGCGGGCTTGAAGGTTCTGGACGTGGAAAAGAACGGATACGTGGGCGGAATGGCAGCCACCAGAGAGGTTATTAAGGGTTTCAGGCACAATGTCGGCGCCTGGGCATTCATGGTTTTCAGCCCACAACTTATGGAGGTCTTCGAGCTGGAAAAGTACGGCCTTGAGGTTTTCGAGCCCACAACCTCTTTTTGTAACTTTGGCGTCCCTGATGAAAACCCATTTGTCCTTTATAACGACCCGGGCAAACTGATAGAGCATCTGCAAAGGGATCACGGGGAAGGCGCTCTGGAGGGCATGATGGGCGTGCTTGAATTCTGCCGTCCCTTCGCCGAGGCGTGGAATGCAGCGCGCTTCGATCCGCCCCCCTCCATAGGCTCTATAATCGAGGCCGCTCCCAGCCCTAAGGTTAAAGACGCCCTGAGAAAGTGCTTCTATGCCAGCACCATGGATATAGTCGATGAGTTTTTCCCCGACCCACAGAAGCACAAGCTGATTAAGTCCATGTTTGCCGGGATGTCCACCGATGCAATTTCCCTGGGACCCTATGAACCGGGGACCGCCTTTTCCCTGGCTTACCACCTCGTTCCTGCCGGCATTGGACAGTTTTACAAGCTGGCTAAAGGCGGCATGGGTATGGTCTCGGAAGCCCTGAAGAGGTCCTTCGAGGAAAAAGGCGGTGAGGTCAGGCTCAATGCCAGGGTAAGGAGGATCCTGGCAGAAAACGGAAAGGCCACTGGGGTAGAGCTCAGTAATGGTGAAAGGATAACCTCCAGAGTGGTCCTTTCTAATCTCGATGCCTATGCCAGCTTCATAGGCCTGGTTGGGGAGGACAACCTGCCCTCCGATTTCGTTCGCATGGTCAAGAGGATAAAGTACGGTACCCCATTCATACAGGTTCATTGTACTTTGAAAGAGCTACCTGAATTCACTGGGGACCTTGCCTTTGTCAACGAGGACAATACCAGGTGGTTTATGAGCTATACCCGCGGCCCGGAGCACTATCAGCACTGTACAGACGCGATTAAATGGGGGAAGATACCTGAAGACCCGATGTTTGCTTACTATATCCCCAGTATTTGGGATGATAGCATGGCTCCAGCGGGCTATCACACAATTACCTTCTTTTCATTCTATTTCCCAATACTGCCCCCGGGAGATGAGCATGACCGGATGAAAGAAGAAGTAACAAACAAACTAATAGACAAAATGAATGAATATGCCCCGAATCTAAAGGACGCCATCGTGGACCGGGTAGCCTTCACCTCGATGCATTTCGAGAAGATGTGTGGCATTACCAGAGGCGATTACGCTCACGGCCTGCTTCTCCCCGGCCAGATGTTTGACTTCAGGCCGGTGGTAGGGTGGTCAGGATACAAGACACCGGTGGAAAACCTTTATCTCTGTGGTTCGGCCTGCCATCCCGGCCCGGGGGTGACAGCGGTACCAGGCTACAACAGCGCCCGCGAGGTGCTGAAGAACTGGAAGTAA
- a CDS encoding DUF6125 family protein: MKEENAGRPVESKAQLEELSKAELVDLIRLYSKLFLAVDAFWYLAVREKVDEDTATACDIWVWEKYTPYELKRLMPLRNIKGSDLEAFATALGFSPWFANLKYRLTREGENRLTFTVLECPTLEALKREGSGRENVICRQVDPKLFQIMIQCFNPRGKATPVELPPQTNGKSICCRWQFSIEE; encoded by the coding sequence GTGAAGGAAGAAAACGCCGGACGGCCAGTAGAATCCAAGGCACAATTGGAGGAGCTCTCCAAAGCGGAGCTTGTTGATCTCATCCGATTGTATTCCAAATTGTTCCTGGCGGTGGACGCCTTCTGGTATCTGGCAGTCAGGGAAAAAGTGGACGAGGATACCGCTACCGCCTGTGACATCTGGGTATGGGAGAAATATACCCCCTACGAGCTCAAAAGGCTGATGCCGCTCAGGAACATAAAAGGTAGTGACCTGGAAGCCTTCGCCACCGCCCTGGGCTTCTCGCCCTGGTTCGCCAACCTGAAATACAGGCTCACCCGCGAGGGTGAAAACAGGCTGACCTTTACCGTGCTGGAATGTCCCACTCTAGAGGCGCTAAAACGGGAGGGCTCAGGAAGGGAGAATGTCATCTGCCGGCAGGTAGACCCGAAGCTTTTTCAAATCATGATCCAGTGCTTCAACCCCAGGGGCAAGGCCACCCCAGTTGAGCTGCCTCCCCAGACAAACGGTAAAAGCATATGCTGCCGCTGGCAGTTCTCAATAGAGGAGTGA
- a CDS encoding ABC transporter substrate-binding protein, which yields MKKYMKWSVTLTLMLALVAMSSMSCAQETVIEEGDTYNVGALFSTTGPASNLGVPEKNTVEMMVDQINDAGGINGHPLEVTIYNDESLPEKCATLANTLIEDGMLAIIGPTTSGNSLAILDIVTTAEIPLVSCAASIDIVEPVEDRYWIFKTPQTDKEAVTEIYTYLEETANITNIALITATSGYGTSGRGILIADAPDFGLTVVDDQTFAETDTIMQSQLTHIGGTDAEAVVCWATDKESASVAKDMQTLQMEIPLFCSHGIANMDFITAAGDAANGVIFPAGKLLIADLVPADDPQKEVLTNYIADYEALGEGTFSTFGGHAYDALSMVVMALDGLDEGLTITEARAAVRDGLEGITNFAGTGGIFTMSPTNHLGMAPGSLAMIEIVNGEWTWLK from the coding sequence TTGAAGAAGTACATGAAGTGGTCGGTAACCCTAACCCTGATGCTAGCACTGGTTGCAATGAGCAGCATGAGTTGCGCCCAAGAAACAGTAATAGAAGAAGGGGATACCTACAACGTGGGAGCACTATTTTCTACTACTGGCCCCGCTTCAAACCTTGGAGTACCTGAAAAGAACACGGTGGAGATGATGGTGGACCAGATCAACGATGCGGGCGGCATCAACGGACATCCTCTGGAGGTCACTATCTACAATGACGAGAGCCTTCCGGAGAAGTGCGCCACGCTGGCGAACACGCTTATCGAGGATGGTATGCTGGCCATAATTGGGCCCACCACCAGCGGGAATAGCCTGGCCATCCTCGATATTGTGACCACAGCAGAGATCCCACTGGTCTCCTGCGCCGCCAGCATCGACATTGTGGAACCGGTGGAGGATCGTTACTGGATATTCAAGACCCCGCAGACCGACAAAGAGGCGGTTACCGAGATATACACCTATCTCGAGGAAACAGCAAATATAACCAATATAGCCCTCATAACCGCCACCTCCGGGTATGGAACTTCCGGTAGGGGCATCCTCATAGCTGATGCTCCCGACTTCGGGCTCACTGTTGTGGATGACCAAACATTTGCTGAGACTGACACTATCATGCAGTCTCAGCTTACCCATATCGGGGGTACCGATGCGGAAGCGGTAGTTTGTTGGGCTACCGATAAGGAATCCGCCTCCGTCGCCAAGGACATGCAGACGCTGCAGATGGAGATCCCGCTGTTTTGCAGCCATGGAATAGCCAACATGGACTTTATTACCGCGGCGGGAGATGCTGCCAACGGGGTTATCTTCCCCGCAGGCAAGCTGCTAATCGCTGACCTAGTTCCGGCCGATGACCCTCAGAAAGAAGTATTGACGAATTATATAGCGGACTACGAGGCTCTCGGCGAGGGAACTTTCAGCACATTTGGCGGACATGCCTACGACGCCCTCAGCATGGTGGTTATGGCTCTTGACGGATTAGATGAAGGTCTAACCATCACGGAAGCCAGGGCTGCAGTCAGAGATGGGTTAGAAGGGATTACAAATTTCGCTGGCACCGGTGGTATCTTCACTATGTCGCCTACCAACCACCTGGGAATGGCTCCCGGCTCTCTGGCCATGATCGAGATCGTCAATGGGGAGTGGACCTGGCTCAAGTAA
- a CDS encoding branched-chain amino acid ABC transporter permease codes for MSADQFLQYLVSGLTQGSIYALVGLGFTIIYAVTRIINFAQGEFVMLGGMLSFTLACSAGIPLAPALLLSVLIAAAIGAIMYLLAIRTARKASVISLIITTIGVAIFIRGIAGVLWGVDYVRPPFFTGDESISFLGAYIHPQALWIIGTTLVVTILLHLFLTHTMVGKALKACAINPRASGLVGINTRAMSLIAFAIAAALGGIGGVVMAPLTLTSYNVGVMLGLKGFVAASIGGFKSPVAAVIGGLMLGIVESLAVGLDWGPFTSAYKDVIALVVLLLILVIRSGRLAAEEAG; via the coding sequence TTGTCAGCAGACCAGTTCCTTCAGTACCTCGTATCCGGTCTTACCCAGGGCAGCATCTACGCCCTGGTAGGCCTGGGTTTTACCATCATTTATGCCGTAACCCGCATCATTAACTTCGCCCAGGGCGAATTCGTGATGCTGGGGGGCATGCTATCATTTACACTCGCCTGCTCCGCCGGGATACCCCTGGCTCCCGCCCTGCTCCTTTCAGTGCTCATCGCAGCAGCTATTGGCGCCATTATGTATCTACTCGCCATCCGCACCGCCAGGAAGGCTTCGGTTATCAGCCTTATCATCACCACCATCGGAGTCGCTATCTTCATTCGCGGAATCGCCGGGGTGCTATGGGGTGTGGACTACGTACGCCCCCCATTCTTCACCGGGGATGAATCCATATCCTTCCTGGGTGCCTACATTCACCCCCAGGCACTGTGGATAATCGGCACCACGCTGGTGGTGACCATTCTGCTGCACCTCTTCCTCACCCATACAATGGTGGGTAAGGCGCTTAAGGCATGTGCCATAAACCCAAGGGCATCGGGCCTGGTGGGAATCAATACCAGAGCAATGTCTCTCATCGCCTTCGCCATAGCGGCAGCCCTGGGCGGTATCGGCGGGGTGGTCATGGCCCCGCTCACCCTTACCTCGTACAACGTAGGTGTCATGCTGGGGCTCAAGGGCTTTGTGGCAGCATCCATCGGCGGCTTCAAGAGCCCGGTTGCAGCGGTTATCGGGGGCCTTATGCTGGGAATCGTTGAGTCCCTGGCAGTGGGACTGGACTGGGGCCCATTTACCTCGGCATATAAGGATGTCATCGCCCTGGTGGTCCTGCTTCTAATACTGGTAATCAGGTCGGGCAGGCTGGCGGCGGAGGAGGCAGGCTGA
- a CDS encoding branched-chain amino acid ABC transporter permease has product MLAMVKGKWVYLVIAALLAFLILIPFDWFLGHYTTLMIFIGISTMVTVGLCLLMGYTGQVSLGQAAFYGLGAYFSAVLSKTYSVNPWLAMLIAAIATGAFAYVIGYPILRLRGNYLAMATLGLGLIMWILFGQLSQFTGGPDGMAGIPYLSIGGFVFDTSFKRYFLVWFFCLAILFISQNIVRSRSGRALRAIHGSEAAAESIGINVARFKVKIFVLSAVYASLAGSLFVHHLRFVSPQSFDFLASVKFVVMAVIGGLASIWGAIFGAGTTRMLSDELLLGFGEWDVVVYGAILVIVMIFMPEGLFVKLKELIGRWRLRYAERGSET; this is encoded by the coding sequence ATGCTGGCAATGGTAAAGGGTAAGTGGGTTTATCTGGTGATTGCCGCCCTGCTGGCGTTCCTGATATTGATACCCTTCGATTGGTTCCTGGGTCACTACACCACCCTTATGATCTTCATCGGCATCAGCACCATGGTTACGGTGGGGCTGTGCCTCCTGATGGGCTATACCGGGCAGGTATCTCTGGGACAGGCCGCCTTCTATGGCCTAGGCGCCTATTTCTCCGCCGTCCTGAGCAAGACCTATAGCGTCAACCCCTGGCTGGCAATGCTGATAGCAGCTATAGCTACCGGCGCCTTTGCCTATGTCATCGGCTATCCCATCCTCAGGCTCAGAGGTAACTACTTGGCCATGGCCACACTGGGACTGGGCCTGATCATGTGGATCCTGTTCGGGCAACTTAGCCAATTCACCGGCGGACCCGATGGCATGGCAGGAATTCCCTACCTTTCCATCGGCGGTTTTGTCTTCGATACCTCCTTCAAACGGTATTTCCTGGTCTGGTTCTTCTGCCTGGCTATACTTTTTATCTCACAGAACATCGTCAGATCGCGGTCAGGCAGGGCGCTCAGGGCCATTCACGGCAGTGAGGCTGCCGCCGAGTCGATAGGCATCAATGTTGCCCGGTTCAAGGTAAAGATCTTTGTGCTGAGCGCCGTCTATGCCTCACTGGCAGGAAGCCTCTTCGTCCACCACCTACGCTTCGTCAGCCCCCAGTCCTTCGACTTCCTCGCCTCGGTAAAGTTTGTGGTGATGGCGGTGATAGGGGGTCTGGCGAGTATCTGGGGCGCTATCTTCGGGGCCGGCACCACCCGTATGCTGAGCGACGAGCTGCTGCTCGGGTTCGGTGAATGGGATGTTGTTGTCTATGGAGCCATCCTGGTCATAGTGATGATCTTCATGCCCGAAGGTCTTTTTGTTAAACTCAAGGAGCTTATAGGGCGATGGCGACTGAGGTATGCTGAGAGAGGGTCTGAAACGTGA
- a CDS encoding ABC transporter ATP-binding protein — protein MSESILETKGLSKAFGGLVALDKLNLAIEKGTITAIIGPNGAGKTTLFNVITGVYPASDGEILFEGTPLKDAAPHKRAALGIARTFQNVLLFGNMTVLENIMTGQHPRSHYGFLGAALRLPRAHREEETISLNAMKYLNMVGLGTFAGQNAMSLPLGQQKLLAIARALATEPRLILLDEPGAGLNTLEKRELSDLIHRIRETGISVMLVEHDMPLVMGIAEWIIVLDSGQKIAEGTAAQVQKDQRVISAYLGEEED, from the coding sequence GTGAGCGAATCAATACTGGAGACTAAGGGCCTGAGCAAGGCCTTCGGGGGCCTCGTAGCTCTGGATAAATTGAACCTTGCAATTGAGAAAGGCACGATCACTGCCATCATCGGCCCCAACGGGGCAGGGAAGACCACGCTCTTCAACGTTATCACCGGTGTCTACCCGGCTAGTGACGGCGAGATACTTTTTGAGGGCACGCCGCTCAAGGACGCTGCACCTCATAAACGGGCGGCGCTGGGCATCGCACGTACCTTTCAGAATGTCCTCCTGTTCGGCAACATGACCGTCCTGGAGAATATAATGACAGGCCAGCACCCCCGCAGCCACTACGGCTTTCTGGGGGCTGCCCTCCGCCTTCCCCGTGCTCACCGTGAGGAGGAGACCATCTCCTTAAACGCCATGAAATACCTCAACATGGTGGGACTGGGAACATTCGCCGGGCAGAATGCCATGAGCCTGCCGCTGGGCCAGCAGAAACTGCTTGCTATAGCCCGGGCCCTGGCCACAGAGCCACGGCTTATTCTGCTGGATGAGCCCGGAGCCGGGCTGAACACGCTGGAGAAGCGGGAGCTGAGCGACCTCATCCACCGTATCCGGGAAACAGGGATCAGCGTCATGCTGGTTGAGCATGACATGCCTCTGGTAATGGGCATTGCCGAATGGATCATCGTGCTGGACAGCGGACAAAAGATAGCCGAGGGCACCGCCGCTCAAGTTCAGAAGGACCAGAGGGTCATCTCCGCTTACCTGGGGGAGGAGGAGGACTGA
- a CDS encoding ABC transporter ATP-binding protein has translation MLRVENVSVAYGRLIGLREVSIMVNDGEIVTIMGANGAGKSSLLNAIFGVVPLKSGSIWLDSHQISGLSSHQTVRLGLAYIPEGRELFGAMSVKDNLTMGAYSQCARSRLSTLGYIGWFLRRPAVQSNLEMVLRLFPILSERQNQKAASLSGGEQQMLAIARALMSSPRMLLLDEPSLGLAPTLVREILKLIVRLRDEGITILLVEQDATAALKIADRGYVMERGRISIEGSAKELLGDDRVRQAYLGKSVA, from the coding sequence ATGCTGAGGGTTGAAAACGTATCTGTGGCCTACGGCCGGCTCATAGGGCTCAGAGAGGTTTCCATAATGGTAAACGACGGCGAGATCGTCACCATCATGGGGGCCAACGGGGCCGGCAAGAGCAGCCTGCTGAACGCCATATTCGGGGTGGTGCCGCTTAAGAGTGGCAGCATCTGGCTGGATAGCCACCAGATTTCCGGACTCTCCTCTCACCAGACGGTGAGGCTAGGCCTGGCCTATATTCCCGAAGGAAGAGAGCTCTTCGGAGCCATGTCGGTGAAGGACAACCTGACTATGGGTGCCTACTCCCAGTGCGCCCGCAGCCGGCTGAGCACTCTGGGGTATATCGGATGGTTCCTGCGTCGCCCCGCCGTTCAGTCCAATCTGGAAATGGTACTACGGCTTTTCCCCATACTCAGTGAACGGCAGAATCAGAAGGCAGCCAGCCTCAGCGGTGGGGAGCAACAGATGCTGGCTATCGCCCGGGCGCTAATGTCCTCCCCCCGGATGCTTCTGCTGGACGAACCCTCCCTGGGACTGGCGCCTACACTGGTAAGGGAAATCCTGAAGCTTATAGTCAGGCTGAGAGATGAGGGGATTACCATACTCCTGGTGGAGCAGGATGCTACTGCAGCGCTCAAGATTGCCGACCGTGGATATGTCATGGAAAGGGGGCGAATTTCCATCGAGGGTAGCGCCAAGGAACTCCTGGGTGATGACAGGGTCAGGCAGGCATATTTGGGTAAAAGCGTAGCCTAG
- the iorA gene encoding indolepyruvate ferredoxin oxidoreductase subunit alpha produces the protein MKKLLSGNEAIALGAYHAGVVVATAYPGTPSTEILENIARMDGVYAEWSTNEKVALEVGMGASYGGVRALVSMKHVGLNVAADPFFAVSTTGVVGGLVIVSCDDPGEHSSQGEQDNRHFARIAKVPMLEPTDSQEAYELMDWAFSISEEFDTPVLLRSTTRISHCKTVVDVTKERKADLRQPGFIRSPEKYVMVPSNARVRRHAMEERIKKLQAYVEDFPLNQMLLADRRLGVISDGVAYQYAREVFSDASHLKLTTIYPIPANLIRRFAREVERVVVVEELDPYLEDEVRRLGIAVTGKEFIPIIGELNPEIVEDGAIQAGLLSASPKPPPKSRRPAPQLPPRPPLLCAGCPHIATEFALRRLGFYNPNPNEELSLKRKIPAQLKKGGLIATSDIGCYTLGVYAPLFALDTCACMGASIGQALGLEKAGVPNKIVAVIGDSTFMHSGITGLIDVVYNEGSTTVIILDNETTAMTGHQGHPGTGISAKGTKAGMVKLEALARGIGVNDVNVVDAFDLALIESTLSRCIENDEPSVIIARGPCPLRVKSSGKPFKVDSEKCNSCYACLRIGCPAISVSGDKAWIDAGLCVGSGCGICAQVCPEEAISESKE, from the coding sequence ATGAAAAAGCTACTTTCGGGTAATGAAGCCATAGCCCTGGGAGCATATCACGCCGGCGTAGTGGTAGCCACCGCTTATCCCGGGACGCCCAGCACCGAAATACTGGAAAACATCGCCCGCATGGATGGTGTTTACGCCGAGTGGTCAACCAATGAAAAGGTAGCACTGGAGGTGGGGATGGGGGCGTCCTATGGCGGTGTAAGAGCCCTGGTATCCATGAAGCACGTCGGGCTCAATGTGGCCGCTGATCCCTTTTTCGCAGTTTCTACTACGGGTGTTGTCGGCGGGCTGGTAATAGTCTCCTGCGATGACCCCGGAGAGCATAGCTCCCAGGGAGAGCAGGACAACCGTCACTTCGCCAGGATCGCCAAAGTGCCCATGCTTGAGCCCACCGACAGCCAGGAAGCATACGAACTCATGGATTGGGCCTTCAGTATCAGCGAGGAATTCGACACACCGGTGCTGCTGCGCTCCACCACCCGCATATCTCACTGCAAGACCGTGGTCGATGTAACAAAGGAGCGGAAAGCCGATTTAAGACAGCCCGGCTTCATCCGCTCTCCAGAGAAATACGTGATGGTTCCCTCAAACGCCCGGGTCAGGCGGCATGCCATGGAGGAGCGCATCAAAAAACTGCAGGCCTATGTGGAGGACTTTCCCCTGAACCAGATGTTGCTGGCTGACCGAAGGCTCGGGGTGATATCCGATGGGGTTGCATACCAGTACGCCCGGGAGGTATTCAGTGATGCCTCCCACCTCAAATTGACCACCATCTATCCTATCCCGGCTAACCTGATTCGCAGGTTCGCCCGGGAGGTGGAGAGGGTGGTTGTAGTGGAGGAGCTGGACCCTTACCTCGAAGACGAGGTGCGCCGCCTGGGCATTGCGGTCACGGGCAAGGAGTTCATCCCCATAATAGGAGAGCTTAACCCCGAGATAGTTGAGGACGGCGCTATTCAGGCAGGTTTACTCTCGGCTTCACCCAAGCCTCCTCCTAAATCCAGGAGACCAGCACCGCAACTACCGCCACGGCCGCCGCTGCTCTGTGCTGGCTGCCCCCATATCGCTACCGAGTTTGCCCTGAGAAGACTGGGCTTTTACAACCCTAACCCCAACGAAGAACTGTCCCTTAAAAGGAAAATACCGGCGCAACTGAAGAAAGGCGGCCTCATTGCTACCAGCGATATCGGGTGCTATACTCTAGGTGTATATGCTCCCCTGTTCGCTCTGGACACCTGCGCCTGTATGGGCGCCAGTATAGGACAGGCGCTTGGGCTGGAAAAGGCGGGGGTTCCAAACAAGATTGTAGCCGTAATAGGTGACTCCACCTTTATGCACTCAGGTATAACCGGTCTTATCGACGTCGTTTACAACGAGGGAAGTACCACTGTCATAATCCTGGATAATGAAACCACCGCCATGACCGGGCATCAAGGTCATCCCGGTACCGGCATCTCAGCCAAAGGGACCAAAGCCGGGATGGTAAAGCTGGAGGCGCTGGCACGGGGGATCGGGGTTAACGATGTCAACGTGGTCGATGCCTTCGATCTAGCGCTTATTGAGTCCACCTTAAGCCGGTGCATTGAGAACGATGAACCCTCGGTCATAATAGCCCGGGGACCCTGTCCGCTTCGTGTCAAATCATCGGGAAAGCCATTCAAGGTAGATAGCGAGAAGTGCAATAGCTGCTATGCCTGTCTGCGCATTGGTTGTCCCGCCATATCCGTCTCCGGCGACAAGGCCTGGATAGACGCCGGCCTGTGCGTAGGCTCCGGTTGTGGTATCTGCGCTCAGGTCTGTCCCGAAGAGGCCATTTCGGAAAGCAAGGAATGA
- a CDS encoding indolepyruvate oxidoreductase subunit beta, whose product MRDVNVLMVGVGGQGVILASDGMGEIGMNNGYDVKKSDTLGMAQRGGSVVSHIRWGRQVFSPMIKKGNVDFLIGFEQLESARWAPYLKSGGVAIVADVTVVPVSVVGSTMSYPSWEEIEGILSQHTHQTYLIPASRIATQAGNPRALNMVMLGSLSVFLELETEAWTETMRRRLPPKFVESSIEAFMRGADEVKAVIQAKEIKK is encoded by the coding sequence ATGAGGGACGTAAACGTGCTGATGGTGGGTGTCGGTGGCCAGGGAGTCATCCTGGCCAGCGACGGCATGGGCGAGATTGGCATGAATAACGGGTACGACGTCAAGAAGTCGGACACACTGGGCATGGCACAGCGGGGCGGGAGCGTTGTGAGCCACATCCGCTGGGGCAGGCAGGTCTTCTCCCCCATGATTAAGAAAGGGAATGTCGATTTCTTAATCGGTTTCGAACAACTGGAGTCGGCCCGCTGGGCACCCTACCTGAAGTCCGGCGGAGTAGCTATAGTCGCCGATGTCACCGTTGTCCCGGTGTCGGTCGTGGGCAGCACTATGTCATACCCGAGCTGGGAGGAAATCGAAGGGATTCTGTCCCAACATACCCACCAGACATACCTGATCCCGGCAAGCAGAATTGCGACTCAAGCAGGAAATCCCAGAGCGCTCAATATGGTGATGCTGGGTTCCTTATCCGTATTCCTGGAACTGGAAACAGAGGCCTGGACCGAGACTATGCGCCGTAGGTTACCGCCTAAGTTTGTGGAATCCAGCATTGAGGCTTTCATGAGAGGAGCGGATGAAGTTAAAGCAGTCATACAAGCAAAGGAGATTAAGAAATGA
- a CDS encoding phenylacetate--CoA ligase, with product MIRDPKHETMPRADLERLQLERLKLKVSEVYNKVPFYRRAFKEKGVTPDDIKTLADLSRLPFTSKLDFRDNYPYGLTVVPLEQIVRIHSSSGTTGKPVIAPYTQRDVDTWSEIMARTLATAGTTKDDVLQNAYGYGLFTGGLGFHYGAERLGALVIPTSSGNTKRQILLLQDLGTTVITCTPSYALILHETARDMGIDLRDTRLRLGILGAEPWSEQMRRDIEERLGILAINVYGLTEIIGPGVSVECPHKCGMHIAEDHFLVETIDPESGGQLPYGEEGELVITTLTKEAQPVIRFRTRDIISLNREPCECGRTMARMSRITGRSDDMLIIRGVNVFPSQIESVLLDVEGVEPHYLIVVDRQHAFKSDELEIWVEVSEEVFSDEMQKMEGLEKRLRSEMDSVLGISARIKLVEPRTIERTEGKAKRVVDRSEL from the coding sequence ATGATTCGCGACCCTAAACACGAGACAATGCCGAGAGCGGACCTGGAGCGGCTTCAACTGGAGCGCCTGAAGCTTAAGGTTAGCGAGGTTTATAACAAGGTCCCCTTTTACCGCCGAGCTTTCAAGGAAAAGGGGGTCACCCCGGATGACATCAAGACCCTGGCTGATTTGAGCAGGCTGCCGTTCACCAGCAAGCTGGACTTCCGCGATAACTATCCCTACGGGCTTACGGTGGTCCCTCTGGAGCAAATAGTGCGAATCCATTCTTCCAGCGGCACAACGGGTAAGCCAGTAATCGCACCCTATACCCAGCGCGACGTCGATACGTGGTCAGAGATAATGGCTCGCACGTTAGCTACCGCCGGCACCACCAAAGACGATGTGCTGCAGAACGCCTATGGCTACGGGTTGTTTACCGGTGGTCTAGGTTTTCACTACGGCGCTGAACGCCTTGGCGCACTGGTAATCCCCACCAGCAGCGGAAACACCAAGCGCCAGATTCTCCTGTTGCAAGACCTGGGTACCACTGTTATCACCTGTACCCCCTCGTATGCACTCATCCTTCACGAAACCGCCAGGGATATGGGCATTGACCTGCGCGATACCAGGTTGCGCCTGGGCATACTCGGTGCCGAGCCCTGGTCCGAGCAGATGAGGAGGGACATAGAGGAGAGGCTCGGTATACTCGCCATCAATGTCTACGGCCTGACAGAGATTATCGGGCCGGGAGTATCGGTAGAGTGTCCTCATAAGTGCGGAATGCATATCGCCGAAGACCATTTCCTGGTCGAGACCATCGATCCGGAGAGCGGAGGGCAGTTGCCCTATGGGGAAGAGGGGGAGCTTGTGATAACGACGCTTACTAAGGAAGCCCAACCGGTAATCAGGTTCCGCACCAGGGATATCATCAGTCTAAATCGGGAGCCGTGCGAGTGCGGACGAACGATGGCAAGAATGTCACGAATAACCGGACGCAGTGACGATATGCTAATCATTCGGGGTGTAAACGTTTTTCCCTCACAGATAGAGAGCGTTCTTCTTGATGTTGAGGGGGTGGAACCGCATTACCTGATAGTTGTAGACAGGCAGCACGCATTCAAGTCCGACGAACTGGAGATATGGGTCGAGGTATCCGAGGAGGTGTTCTCCGACGAGATGCAGAAGATGGAAGGCTTGGAGAAAAGGCTCCGCTCCGAGATGGACAGCGTACTGGGCATCTCAGCACGTATTAAACTGGTGGAGCCCAGGACTATCGAACGTACTGAAGGAAAAGCCAAAAGGGTAGTAGACCGGAGCGAGCTATAA